The Sandaracinaceae bacterium genome contains a region encoding:
- a CDS encoding AAA family ATPase: MGRTFFSGSDITIIPRHDADVVNVRIGSDPECNIYDLGDGVQHCIVLFAPLYFGDFDKTGLALFVEEPDLFLHPGYQRLWVRAILEWNDYPLQVFATTHSNHLLERASEGSDLSVFRVGKGAREAVECRQVSGRDRALLDYVGARNTSVFLSNCTIWVEGPTDRAYFRAYLSRVMTLSETDTWREDLHYSFVEYGGANIAHMFKSLDDGGYDPESFAGRCMVIVDKDDENSKTDRKQFLRDRLEDRFVILPTREVENLLTPHVVEGVARAYERNDDVRISTVSTRKWRMTPMGSLINTHLEGRKRKTYATSSGTLTDKMKFCERAVEVIRSGEFELVVSKDADAVARQILGFIRDTNGAP, encoded by the coding sequence TTGGGTAGGACGTTCTTTTCGGGGTCGGATATTACCATTATTCCGCGACATGATGCGGATGTCGTAAATGTCAGGATTGGTAGCGATCCAGAGTGCAACATCTATGATCTTGGAGATGGAGTCCAACACTGCATCGTACTTTTCGCGCCGCTCTACTTTGGCGACTTTGACAAGACCGGCCTGGCGTTGTTCGTAGAGGAGCCTGACCTTTTCCTACACCCGGGGTATCAGCGCCTGTGGGTCCGAGCGATTCTCGAATGGAACGACTACCCTCTCCAAGTTTTCGCAACAACTCATTCGAACCACTTGCTGGAACGAGCATCTGAAGGGTCGGATCTGAGCGTATTTCGGGTAGGCAAGGGGGCACGTGAGGCTGTCGAGTGCCGTCAAGTCAGCGGCCGCGACAGGGCGCTTCTCGACTACGTTGGCGCGAGGAACACGTCCGTATTTCTCAGCAACTGTACGATATGGGTAGAGGGACCGACCGACCGCGCGTACTTCAGGGCTTATCTGTCTCGCGTGATGACACTGTCGGAAACGGACACATGGCGTGAAGACCTTCACTACAGCTTCGTCGAGTACGGCGGCGCGAACATCGCTCACATGTTCAAGTCGCTAGACGATGGAGGCTACGATCCTGAGTCCTTCGCAGGCCGATGCATGGTGATTGTAGACAAAGACGACGAGAACTCTAAAACGGACAGAAAGCAGTTCTTGCGCGATCGACTGGAAGATAGATTTGTGATTCTTCCCACGAGAGAAGTTGAGAATCTACTGACACCCCATGTGGTAGAAGGTGTCGCGCGCGCCTATGAACGCAATGACGACGTAAGAATCAGTACCGTCTCCACGCGGAAATGGAGAATGACTCCAATGGGATCTCTGATCAATACGCATCTGGAGGGACGCAAACGGAAGACCTATGCGACAAGCTCGGGGACGCTCACGGACAAAATGAAGTTCTGCGAACGTGCGGTGGAGGTCATCCGTTCCGGGGAATTTGAACTGGTAGTATCAAAAGATGCCGACGCGGTAGCGCGCCAGATCTTGGGGTTCATTCGCGATACCAATGGCGCACCCTAA